One sulfur-oxidizing endosymbiont of Gigantopelta aegis genomic region harbors:
- the ccoS gene encoding cbb3-type cytochrome oxidase assembly protein CcoS, producing the protein MEVIYGLIPSMIIIGIVLVVILFWAIKSGQFDDLEGDAHRILMDEDLTPMKKKTDKQPTEQSETDNKKNSET; encoded by the coding sequence GTGGAAGTAATATACGGCTTAATCCCCAGCATGATTATTATTGGCATTGTCTTAGTAGTGATCCTCTTTTGGGCCATTAAATCAGGCCAGTTTGACGATCTTGAGGGTGATGCCCATCGTATCCTGATGGATGAAGATTTGACCCCGATGAAAAAGAAGACTGATAAGCAGCCTACAGAGCAGTCAGAAACGGATAATAAAAAAAATTCTGAGACATAA